In one Corallococcus sp. EGB genomic region, the following are encoded:
- a CDS encoding caib/baif family protein has product MAVKEKGSRPQTTQELLEQEKAARQGVAALGKREFLEQLQKLSKNYAVDPGNPGSYACEGCQRCANCMFCKDCDSCHQCTHCTQCALCTNCSHCVECKNCHACAYCVQSENCSSSAYVVMSKNLQDCNYCFGCVGLSKKDFHILNVGFPRTEYFKVVSRLRKELGLP; this is encoded by the coding sequence GTGGCGGTGAAGGAGAAGGGGTCCCGGCCCCAGACGACCCAGGAGTTGCTGGAGCAGGAAAAGGCGGCGCGGCAGGGCGTGGCGGCCCTGGGCAAGCGCGAGTTCCTGGAGCAACTCCAGAAGCTGTCCAAGAACTACGCGGTGGACCCGGGCAACCCCGGCTCCTACGCGTGCGAGGGCTGTCAGCGCTGCGCCAACTGCATGTTCTGCAAGGACTGCGACAGCTGCCACCAGTGCACGCACTGCACGCAGTGCGCGCTGTGCACCAACTGTTCGCACTGCGTGGAGTGCAAGAACTGCCACGCGTGCGCCTACTGCGTGCAGAGCGAGAACTGCTCCAGCAGCGCGTACGTGGTGATGAGCAAGAACCTGCAGGACTGCAACTACTGCTTCGGGTGCGTGGGACTGTCCAAGAAGGACTTCCACATCCTCAACGTGGGCTTCCCCCGCACGGAGTACTTCAAGGTCGTCAGCCGGCTGCGCAAGGAGCTGGGCCTGCCGTGA
- a CDS encoding ATP-dependent helicase, producing MDLSKLNPPQREAVVTLQGPLLVLAGAGSGKTRVITHRIVHLLNERPGLIMARNILAVTFTNKAASEMKERLVHMAGPRAQGVLVCTFHAFGAEMLREDIHRLGWPRKFAIADMGDQLSIIRRAMRDKRIDDRAFDARKVLTLISKAKNSGEAPQPKPEGMGDDYDLITSMIFADYQLALKAQGSVDFDDLLVLPARLLREHADLHRKYTQRFRYLLVDEFQDTNHAQLDLLKLLAGESRNVCAVGDDDQCIYSWRGAEVRNILDFERHFPGGKEVRLEQNYRSSARILDAANAVIAKNPERKDKRMWTDRTGGARVKVVACPNDEEEARFVAHEIQKHMALGMPADEIAVLYRTNGQSRPVEEMLREKNIGYEVVGGSEFFDRSEVKDVIAYFKVLANKLDEISLMRIVNVPSRGIGDVTMERLHAHAQAEGVTLWTVMRRADTYDDLPSGAGGKVLEFVEMVERYREAFAQTPRLSEATKMLLEEIGFREATRAKATSGTAADKKLKGVDQVLTSLENFEKREGPKASLLTYLNRLSLDTRQEEEEVPGQNKRVTLMSLHASKGLEYRLVFFIGMEEDLMPHGGMQGEAQNLEEERRLCYVGITRAKEQLYLTRATTRVKRGKEVPRTPSRFLEDLPPDAIEVVDMDAPRQGPPDEKEKNFFANLKERFKKPAAGGPGPGTPGRAP from the coding sequence ATGGACCTTTCGAAGCTCAATCCTCCTCAGCGCGAGGCCGTGGTGACGCTCCAGGGCCCCCTGCTCGTGCTGGCGGGCGCTGGCAGCGGCAAGACGCGGGTCATCACCCACCGCATCGTCCACCTGCTCAACGAGCGGCCGGGCCTCATCATGGCCCGCAACATCCTCGCGGTGACCTTCACCAACAAGGCCGCCTCGGAGATGAAGGAGCGGCTGGTCCACATGGCCGGCCCCCGCGCCCAGGGCGTGCTCGTCTGCACGTTCCACGCGTTCGGCGCGGAGATGCTCCGCGAGGACATCCACCGGCTGGGCTGGCCCCGGAAGTTCGCCATCGCGGACATGGGAGACCAGCTCTCCATCATCCGCCGCGCCATGCGCGACAAGCGCATCGACGACCGCGCCTTCGACGCGCGCAAGGTCCTCACCCTCATCTCCAAGGCGAAGAACTCCGGCGAGGCGCCCCAGCCCAAGCCGGAGGGCATGGGGGACGACTACGACCTCATCACGTCGATGATCTTCGCGGACTACCAGCTCGCGCTGAAGGCGCAGGGCTCGGTGGACTTCGACGACCTCCTGGTGCTGCCCGCGCGCCTGTTGCGCGAGCACGCGGACCTGCACCGCAAGTACACCCAGCGCTTCCGCTACCTCCTGGTGGACGAGTTCCAGGACACCAACCACGCGCAATTGGACCTGCTCAAGCTGCTCGCGGGCGAGTCCAGGAACGTGTGCGCGGTGGGCGACGACGACCAGTGCATCTACTCCTGGCGCGGCGCGGAGGTGCGCAACATCCTGGACTTCGAGCGGCACTTCCCGGGCGGCAAGGAGGTGCGGCTGGAGCAGAACTACCGCTCGTCCGCGCGCATCCTGGACGCGGCCAACGCCGTCATCGCCAAGAACCCGGAGCGCAAGGACAAGCGCATGTGGACCGACCGGACGGGCGGTGCACGGGTGAAGGTGGTGGCGTGCCCCAACGACGAGGAGGAGGCCCGCTTCGTCGCGCACGAAATCCAGAAGCACATGGCCCTGGGCATGCCCGCGGATGAGATCGCGGTGCTCTACCGCACCAACGGCCAGTCCCGCCCCGTGGAGGAGATGCTGCGGGAGAAGAACATCGGCTACGAAGTCGTCGGTGGCAGCGAGTTCTTCGACCGCAGCGAGGTGAAGGACGTCATCGCCTACTTCAAGGTGCTGGCGAACAAGCTGGACGAAATCTCCCTCATGCGCATCGTCAACGTGCCCTCGCGTGGCATTGGCGACGTCACCATGGAGCGGCTGCACGCGCACGCGCAGGCCGAAGGGGTGACGCTCTGGACGGTGATGCGCCGCGCGGACACCTACGACGACCTGCCCTCCGGCGCGGGCGGCAAGGTCCTGGAGTTCGTGGAGATGGTGGAGCGCTACCGCGAGGCCTTCGCCCAGACGCCCCGCCTGTCCGAGGCCACGAAGATGCTGCTGGAGGAGATTGGCTTCCGGGAGGCCACCCGCGCCAAGGCCACGTCCGGCACCGCCGCGGACAAGAAGCTCAAGGGCGTGGACCAGGTCCTCACCTCCCTGGAGAACTTCGAGAAGCGCGAGGGCCCCAAGGCCAGCCTCCTCACGTACCTGAACCGCCTCAGCCTGGACACGCGCCAGGAAGAGGAGGAGGTGCCAGGGCAGAACAAGCGCGTGACCCTGATGTCCCTGCACGCCTCCAAGGGCCTGGAGTACCGGCTCGTCTTCTTCATCGGCATGGAGGAGGACCTGATGCCCCACGGCGGCATGCAGGGCGAGGCGCAGAACCTCGAGGAGGAGCGCCGCCTCTGCTACGTGGGCATTACCCGCGCCAAGGAGCAGCTCTACCTCACCCGCGCCACCACCCGCGTGAAGCGCGGCAAGGAGGTCCCCCGCACGCCCTCGCGCTTCCTGGAGGACCTCCCCCCGGACGCCATCGAGGTCGTGGACATGGACGCGCCGCGTCAGGGCCCTCCGGACGAGAAGGAGAAGAACTTCTTCGCCAACCTGAAGGAGCGCTTCAAGAAGCCCGCCGCCGGGGGGCCGGGGCCGGGCACGCCGGGCCGGGCGCCCTGA
- the rplM gene encoding 50S ribosomal protein L13: MSQKTYSAKAGDIKRQWHVIDVSDKVLGRAASQIATLLKGKHKPTYTPSIDTGDHVIVINADKVKVTGTKETDKQYYRHPYAGFPGALKITNLAKLRQRHPEDIILNAVRRMLPRNALGRQMMTKLKVYAGDTHPHTAQKPVAYKVEA; the protein is encoded by the coding sequence ATGTCGCAGAAGACCTACAGCGCCAAGGCTGGGGACATCAAGCGCCAGTGGCACGTCATCGACGTGTCCGACAAGGTGCTTGGTCGCGCCGCCAGTCAGATCGCCACCCTCCTGAAGGGCAAGCACAAGCCGACGTACACCCCGTCCATCGACACGGGTGACCACGTCATCGTCATCAACGCCGACAAGGTGAAGGTGACGGGCACGAAGGAGACGGACAAGCAGTACTACCGTCACCCCTACGCCGGCTTCCCGGGCGCCCTGAAGATCACCAACCTCGCGAAGCTGCGTCAGCGCCACCCTGAGGACATCATCCTCAACGCGGTGCGCCGCATGCTTCCCCGCAACGCCCTGGGCCGTCAGATGATGACGAAGCTCAAGGTGTATGCTGGTGACACCCATCCGCACACCGCGCAGAAGCCGGTGGCGTACAAGGTCGAGGCGTAA
- the rpsI gene encoding 30S ribosomal protein S9, which translates to MAINPELGFYATGRRKEATARVWVRPGNGAVVINGRDINEYFGRETSKMVLNQPLEILEQKGKLDVTVNVRGGGLSGQAGAIRHGIARALCAFNPEFRPALKKAGFLTRDARAVERKKYGQPGARRRFQFSKR; encoded by the coding sequence ATGGCGATCAATCCTGAACTTGGTTTCTACGCCACGGGCCGCCGCAAGGAGGCCACCGCCCGCGTGTGGGTGCGTCCTGGCAACGGCGCCGTCGTCATCAACGGCCGCGACATCAACGAGTACTTCGGCCGTGAGACGTCGAAGATGGTGCTCAACCAGCCCCTCGAGATCCTCGAGCAGAAGGGCAAGCTGGACGTCACGGTCAACGTGCGCGGCGGCGGTCTCTCCGGCCAGGCCGGCGCCATCCGCCACGGCATCGCGCGCGCCCTGTGCGCCTTCAACCCGGAGTTCCGTCCGGCGCTGAAGAAGGCCGGCTTCCTCACCCGTGACGCCCGCGCGGTCGAGCGCAAGAAGTACGGCCAGCCCGGCGCCCGTCGTCGGTTCCAGTTCTCCAAGCGCTAA
- a CDS encoding type IV pilus twitching motility protein PilT, translating into MELNEILQIALRGGASDIHLKAGLPPMFRVDGSLVPLKDGRRLPPEEVARMAFGIMNEFQKEKFKVSNEVDLAYGVPGLGRFRVNVFQQRGTVGAVLRVIPFKVMTMKDLLLPTVLEKVCGEERGLVLVTGTTGSGKSTTLAAMIDYINSNETNHIMTIEDPIEFLIRDKRSIVNQREVGVDTMSFSQALKSALRQDPDVILVGEMRDHETIETALHAAETGHLVMSTLHTLDATETINRIVSAFPPHQQKQVRLQLSSVLRGVVSQRLVPRADGKGRVAAVEVLRVTARVRELIEDKDRTKEIHDAISQGTDSYGMQTFDQSLMSLVRNGLVTYDEAHRQASNPDDFALRFSGISGTSDSKWDAFDAKAGEERPIPGSQSFAQKGAPTQAAPAAPAPAPQAARPGAPMAGRPMTPPPGVAAPRPAAPPPGGVQGRPLPPQGAARPPTPAPVPAPAPAAGGDDDFQIERF; encoded by the coding sequence ATGGAACTCAACGAAATCCTGCAGATCGCCCTGCGCGGCGGAGCGTCCGACATCCACCTGAAGGCGGGCCTGCCGCCCATGTTCCGCGTGGACGGTTCGCTCGTGCCGCTCAAGGACGGCCGCCGCCTGCCGCCGGAGGAGGTGGCGCGCATGGCGTTCGGCATCATGAACGAGTTCCAGAAGGAGAAGTTCAAGGTCAGCAACGAAGTGGACCTGGCCTACGGCGTGCCGGGCCTGGGCCGCTTCCGCGTGAACGTCTTCCAGCAGCGCGGCACGGTGGGCGCCGTGCTCCGCGTCATCCCCTTCAAGGTGATGACGATGAAGGACCTGCTGTTGCCCACGGTGCTGGAGAAGGTGTGTGGCGAGGAACGCGGCCTGGTGCTGGTGACGGGCACCACGGGCTCCGGCAAGTCCACCACGTTGGCGGCGATGATCGACTACATCAACTCCAACGAAACCAACCACATCATGACCATCGAGGACCCCATCGAGTTCCTCATCCGCGACAAGCGCTCCATCGTGAACCAGCGCGAAGTGGGTGTGGACACGATGAGCTTCTCGCAGGCCCTGAAGTCCGCGCTGCGCCAGGACCCGGACGTCATCCTGGTGGGCGAAATGCGCGACCACGAGACCATCGAAACGGCGCTCCACGCCGCGGAGACGGGCCACCTGGTGATGTCCACGCTGCACACGCTGGACGCCACGGAGACCATCAACCGCATCGTGTCCGCGTTCCCCCCGCACCAGCAGAAACAGGTGCGCCTGCAGCTCTCCAGCGTGCTGCGCGGCGTGGTCAGCCAGCGCCTCGTCCCGCGCGCGGACGGCAAGGGCCGCGTGGCGGCGGTGGAGGTGCTGCGCGTCACGGCGCGCGTGCGCGAGCTGATCGAGGACAAGGACCGCACGAAGGAGATCCACGACGCCATCTCGCAGGGCACGGACTCCTACGGGATGCAGACCTTCGACCAGTCGCTGATGAGCCTGGTGCGCAACGGCCTGGTCACCTACGACGAGGCCCACCGTCAGGCCAGCAACCCGGACGACTTCGCGCTGCGCTTCTCCGGCATCAGCGGCACGTCCGACTCGAAGTGGGACGCCTTCGACGCCAAGGCCGGCGAGGAGCGGCCCATCCCGGGCTCGCAGTCCTTCGCGCAGAAGGGCGCGCCCACCCAGGCCGCCCCGGCGGCCCCCGCGCCCGCGCCCCAGGCCGCTCGCCCCGGTGCGCCCATGGCTGGCCGTCCCATGACGCCTCCGCCCGGCGTCGCGGCGCCGCGTCCCGCCGCCCCGCCGCCAGGCGGGGTCCAGGGCCGGCCCCTGCCTCCGCAGGGGGCCGCCCGTCCGCCCACGCCCGCCCCGGTGCCCGCGCCGGCTCCGGCGGCCGGGGGCGACGACGACTTCCAGATCGAACGCTTCTAG
- a CDS encoding regulatory protein RecX, protein MVDEPQGPEAVQRATDACLRLLRARGRSRHELNLALERKGYPESVRDAVLARLSDWGYLDDAKFARDRAAALLGKGKLGPRAVLQRLQAHGLEGTEARRALSEAKEAVGFDALAAARQVLERRRLAGRPLDAKERARAGRLLLSRGFAPDVVTQLVGEPSLDPSGQDE, encoded by the coding sequence ATGGTTGACGAGCCCCAAGGCCCCGAGGCTGTCCAGCGCGCCACCGACGCCTGCCTGCGCCTGCTCAGGGCGCGGGGCCGCAGCCGGCATGAACTGAACCTCGCCCTGGAGCGCAAGGGCTACCCGGAGTCCGTGCGCGACGCGGTGCTCGCCCGGCTGTCGGACTGGGGGTACCTGGACGACGCGAAGTTCGCGCGCGACCGCGCCGCGGCCCTTCTGGGCAAGGGCAAGCTGGGCCCCCGGGCCGTGCTCCAGCGGCTGCAGGCCCACGGGCTGGAGGGCACCGAGGCCCGGCGCGCGCTGTCGGAGGCGAAGGAGGCCGTGGGCTTCGACGCGCTGGCGGCCGCGCGGCAGGTGCTGGAGCGCCGGCGTCTGGCTGGCCGCCCGCTCGACGCGAAGGAGCGGGCCCGTGCGGGACGGCTCCTGCTCAGCCGGGGATTCGCGCCGGATGTCGTGACCCAACTGGTGGGCGAACCTTCGCTGGACCCCTCCGGGCAGGACGAATAG
- a CDS encoding outer membrane protein assembly factor BamD has protein sequence MRSVVLALSALMLSACAALTAGPAGEPDYATQAAENLALGQAALENKDYLKAEKYFDHVRTKFPYLEAAREAELKLADLDFAREMFPEARDKFDSFIKLHPTHPKVDYAAYRAALSYVEEFPSEFFALPPSYEKEQKPMYDALRAMNAFLRQYPDSQYVKDATVRRDDARQRLARHELYVASFYAKRERWKAVAQRLEGLLKDYPGTTLEEEALFDLHDAYVKLNDKERAQNTLREVLKRLPGTPAAQRAQKMLGS, from the coding sequence ATGCGCTCTGTCGTCCTCGCCTTGTCCGCTTTGATGTTGTCCGCCTGTGCCGCCCTCACCGCGGGGCCCGCGGGTGAGCCTGACTACGCCACCCAGGCGGCGGAGAACCTGGCGCTGGGCCAGGCCGCGCTGGAGAACAAGGACTACCTCAAGGCGGAGAAGTACTTCGACCACGTCCGCACCAAGTTCCCCTACCTGGAGGCCGCCCGCGAGGCGGAGCTCAAGCTGGCGGACCTGGACTTCGCCCGGGAGATGTTCCCGGAGGCGCGCGACAAGTTCGACTCCTTCATCAAGCTGCACCCCACGCACCCCAAGGTGGACTACGCCGCCTACCGCGCGGCCCTCTCCTACGTGGAGGAGTTCCCCTCGGAGTTCTTCGCCCTGCCGCCTTCCTACGAGAAGGAGCAGAAGCCCATGTACGACGCGCTCCGGGCGATGAACGCCTTCCTGCGCCAGTACCCGGATTCGCAGTACGTGAAGGACGCCACCGTGCGCCGGGACGACGCCCGCCAGCGCCTGGCGCGCCACGAGCTCTACGTCGCGTCCTTCTACGCCAAGCGCGAGCGCTGGAAGGCCGTGGCGCAGCGCCTGGAGGGGCTGCTCAAGGACTACCCGGGCACGACGCTGGAGGAGGAGGCCCTCTTCGACCTCCACGACGCGTACGTGAAGCTCAACGACAAGGAGCGCGCGCAGAACACGCTGCGCGAGGTCCTCAAGCGCCTGCCGGGCACGCCCGCCGCCCAGCGCGCCCAGAAGATGCTGGGCTCGTGA
- a CDS encoding lipopolysaccharide assembly protein LapB, producing MDEALKQLLTLGRGSFEKKQYAQAEQFLTKVVEQNPTFADVYNMLGIIYHDQGQFARAQRAFESALRLNPAYTEAALNLAVIYNDMGKYAEAKEVYQAALSRQKGAPGELDPYVMKKVANMYADIGDVFASSGVWAKAIEEYRRALAHFPEFVDIRLKLGNALRDAGDNAAALAEYEQVIAQNPSYIPGRINYGIALYSAGRRDEAVKVWEDVLVRSPGNKSAQMYLNLVKDPGKAEGTG from the coding sequence ATGGACGAAGCCCTCAAGCAGCTACTGACCCTCGGGCGCGGCTCCTTCGAGAAGAAGCAGTACGCCCAGGCCGAGCAGTTTCTGACGAAGGTGGTCGAGCAGAATCCGACCTTCGCCGACGTCTACAACATGCTCGGCATCATCTATCACGACCAGGGCCAGTTCGCCCGGGCGCAGCGGGCCTTCGAGTCCGCGCTGCGGCTCAACCCCGCGTACACCGAGGCCGCGCTCAACCTGGCGGTCATCTACAACGACATGGGGAAGTACGCGGAGGCGAAGGAGGTCTACCAGGCCGCCTTGTCCCGCCAGAAGGGCGCCCCCGGCGAGCTGGACCCCTACGTCATGAAGAAGGTGGCCAACATGTACGCCGACATCGGCGACGTGTTCGCCTCCAGCGGCGTGTGGGCCAAGGCCATCGAGGAGTACCGCCGCGCCCTGGCCCACTTCCCCGAGTTCGTGGACATCCGCCTGAAGCTGGGCAATGCCCTGAGGGACGCGGGCGACAACGCGGCGGCCCTCGCGGAGTACGAGCAGGTCATCGCGCAGAATCCGTCGTACATTCCTGGACGGATCAATTATGGAATCGCCCTGTACTCGGCGGGACGCCGTGACGAGGCGGTGAAGGTCTGGGAAGACGTGCTCGTGCGCAGTCCCGGCAACAAGAGCGCGCAGATGTACCTCAACCTGGTGAAGGACCCGGGGAAGGCGGAAGGGACGGGTTGA
- a CDS encoding DUF4388 domain-containing protein — translation MSTPGGTAKSFALKFISGKYQGGEFPLKANKQIVVGRSSELDMVLVEDMVSRKHAKILFSDGAITIEDLGSTNGTFVNGEKVKQAKLKEGDRILIGTSILKLVHQGAESAPVDESVVKQKLEEAAAAQAARTTKASSMTGKIEEIPLPDLLQLFHTSKKNGVLVVNNAHEGRIYLRQGRVYYAVIDDNHNLGPQKSFNRIVTWEEGDFELRPADTQEFMVELDSSTEALLMDALRQLDEFKRLQPNLPAMSTALRLAQPLTAPLKELTPELLDVLQLVHNHGSLGGVLDHSDGDDVLTAESVVQLMKRDYVRAE, via the coding sequence GTGAGCACTCCTGGCGGTACGGCGAAGTCCTTTGCCCTCAAGTTCATCTCCGGGAAGTACCAGGGCGGTGAGTTCCCGCTGAAGGCCAACAAGCAGATCGTCGTCGGACGGTCGAGCGAGTTGGACATGGTCCTGGTGGAGGACATGGTCTCGCGCAAGCACGCGAAGATCCTGTTCTCCGACGGCGCCATCACCATCGAGGACCTGGGCTCCACCAACGGCACCTTCGTCAACGGCGAGAAGGTCAAGCAGGCCAAGCTGAAGGAGGGGGACCGCATCCTCATCGGGACCTCCATCCTCAAGCTCGTGCACCAGGGCGCGGAGAGCGCTCCGGTGGACGAGAGCGTCGTGAAGCAGAAGCTGGAGGAGGCCGCCGCCGCCCAGGCCGCGCGCACCACCAAGGCCAGCTCCATGACGGGGAAGATTGAAGAGATTCCCCTCCCGGACCTGCTCCAGCTCTTCCACACGTCCAAGAAGAACGGCGTGCTCGTGGTCAACAACGCCCACGAGGGCCGCATCTACCTGCGCCAGGGCCGCGTGTACTACGCGGTCATCGACGACAACCACAACCTGGGCCCGCAGAAGAGCTTCAACCGCATCGTCACCTGGGAAGAGGGTGACTTCGAGCTGCGCCCCGCGGACACGCAGGAGTTCATGGTGGAGCTGGACTCCTCCACCGAAGCGCTCCTGATGGACGCCCTGCGCCAGCTGGACGAGTTCAAGCGGCTGCAGCCGAACCTGCCGGCCATGTCCACGGCGCTGCGCCTCGCGCAGCCGCTGACGGCGCCCCTGAAGGAACTGACGCCGGAGCTGCTGGACGTGCTGCAGCTGGTGCACAACCACGGCTCGCTGGGCGGCGTGCTGGACCACTCGGACGGTGACGACGTGCTCACCGCCGAATCGGTGGTGCAGCTCATGAAGCGCGACTACGTGCGCGCGGAGTAG
- the selD gene encoding selenide, water dikinase SelD, producing MAGDKPAAPKKRLTEMSHCAGCAAKLKAGDLATVLGGLKGAASHPRALVGFNTNDDAAVYQVAPGMAVVETVDFFPPLVDDPFQFGAIAAANALSDIWAMGAKPLFALNLVCFPDELPLKTLQKILAGGQSKADEAGIPILGGHSIRDPEPKFGMAVTGVVHPKKVLTNAGAKPGDVLLLTKPVGTGIATTAIKRGLASKQLTKRVTAQMATLNKAAGEVFASGAFKVNALTDVTGFGLLGHLLEMMNGAKTRAAVDLERIPLIAEVPALAEAGVIPGGTKTNLAHVKKQVTFPEGLPEHIQWLLADAQTNGGLLASVPARHALKAVQALEKAGVDAALIGEVQAGRPGIEVIG from the coding sequence ATGGCGGGTGACAAGCCGGCGGCGCCGAAGAAGCGCCTCACGGAGATGAGCCACTGCGCGGGCTGCGCGGCGAAGCTCAAGGCGGGGGACCTGGCCACGGTCCTGGGCGGGCTCAAGGGGGCAGCGTCCCACCCCCGGGCCCTGGTGGGCTTCAACACGAATGACGACGCCGCCGTGTACCAGGTGGCGCCGGGCATGGCCGTGGTGGAGACGGTGGACTTCTTCCCGCCGCTCGTGGACGACCCGTTCCAGTTCGGCGCCATCGCCGCGGCCAACGCGCTGTCGGACATCTGGGCCATGGGCGCGAAGCCGCTGTTCGCGCTCAACCTGGTGTGCTTCCCGGACGAGCTGCCGCTCAAGACGCTGCAAAAGATTCTGGCGGGCGGCCAGTCCAAGGCGGACGAGGCCGGCATCCCCATCCTGGGCGGCCACAGCATCCGCGACCCGGAGCCCAAGTTCGGCATGGCCGTCACCGGCGTGGTGCACCCGAAGAAGGTGCTCACCAACGCGGGCGCGAAGCCGGGGGACGTGCTCCTGCTCACCAAGCCCGTGGGCACGGGCATCGCCACCACCGCCATCAAGCGGGGCCTTGCGTCCAAGCAGCTCACGAAGCGCGTGACGGCGCAGATGGCCACGCTCAACAAGGCGGCGGGCGAGGTCTTCGCGTCGGGCGCCTTCAAGGTGAACGCGCTCACGGACGTGACGGGCTTCGGCCTCTTGGGCCACCTGCTGGAGATGATGAACGGCGCGAAGACGCGCGCGGCGGTGGACCTGGAGCGCATCCCGCTCATCGCGGAGGTGCCCGCGCTGGCGGAGGCCGGCGTGATTCCGGGCGGCACGAAGACGAACCTCGCGCACGTGAAGAAGCAGGTGACGTTCCCCGAGGGGCTGCCGGAGCACATCCAGTGGCTGCTCGCGGACGCGCAGACCAACGGCGGCCTGTTGGCCAGCGTGCCCGCGCGCCACGCGCTCAAGGCGGTGCAGGCGCTGGAGAAGGCGGGCGTGGACGCGGCCCTCATCGGCGAGGTGCAGGCGGGCCGCCCCGGCATCGAAGTCATCGGCTGA
- a CDS encoding N-acetylmuramoyl-L-alanine amidase has translation MSPRRFPLWLPLFACLLPALSGAGERGARIVIDPGHGGAKEGAKGPGELWEKEVALQIAQRLREKLEAAGSEVFLTRDRDTLMALSERVEFSNIQRPDLFLSIHANSMPTKRLRERTEGIETYFLSANASGEAARAVADRENAEAPTARAARGHSTLAFILDDLARTEAHSDASRLAYAIHPRLVSKSGATDRGVQQAPFFVLTGVEAPAVLIEVGFISHPQEGAKLGKAAYQETLAEAIADGVQAFLRETRRRDGSPSQPVAGSTAP, from the coding sequence ATGTCGCCGCGCCGCTTCCCCCTCTGGCTCCCCTTGTTCGCGTGCCTCCTGCCGGCCCTCTCCGGGGCGGGCGAGCGCGGCGCGCGCATCGTCATCGACCCGGGCCATGGCGGGGCGAAGGAGGGCGCGAAGGGGCCCGGGGAGCTCTGGGAGAAGGAGGTCGCGCTCCAGATTGCCCAGCGCCTGCGCGAGAAGCTGGAGGCCGCGGGCAGCGAGGTGTTCCTCACGCGCGACCGCGACACGTTGATGGCGCTGTCGGAGCGGGTGGAGTTCTCCAACATCCAGCGGCCGGACCTCTTCCTCTCCATCCACGCCAACTCCATGCCCACGAAGCGCCTGCGCGAGCGCACGGAGGGCATCGAGACGTACTTCCTCTCCGCCAACGCGTCGGGTGAGGCGGCGCGAGCGGTGGCGGACCGCGAGAACGCGGAAGCGCCCACGGCCCGTGCGGCGCGTGGCCACTCCACGCTGGCCTTCATCCTGGATGACCTGGCGCGCACGGAGGCGCACTCGGACGCGTCCCGGCTGGCCTACGCCATCCACCCGCGCCTGGTGTCCAAAAGCGGCGCCACGGACCGGGGCGTGCAGCAGGCGCCCTTCTTCGTCCTCACGGGCGTGGAGGCGCCGGCGGTGCTGATTGAAGTGGGCTTCATCTCCCACCCGCAGGAGGGGGCGAAGCTGGGGAAGGCGGCGTACCAGGAGACCCTGGCGGAGGCCATCGCGGACGGGGTGCAGGCCTTCCTCCGGGAGACGCGGCGGCGGGACGGCTCGCCCTCGCAACCGGTGGCTGGATCCACCGCGCCCTGA
- the rph gene encoding ribonuclease PH, which translates to MRSFNRGALDLRPVTLTPNVNRYAEGSVQVEFGHTKVLVTCSVEDRVPPHLMGKGSGWVTAEYGMLPRATHTRGSREAAKGKQSGRTMEIQRLIGRALRASVDLQALGVRTFTLDCDVIQADGGTRTASITGAYVALVLAIRSLNKPALLKGLTPLAAVSVGVVNGEVRVDLDYDEDSTAEVDLNLVATGDGRIVEVQGTAEHKLFDRKSMDAMLDGGLAAIQQLTAAQAKVLG; encoded by the coding sequence GTGCGTTCCTTCAACCGTGGTGCGCTGGACCTGCGGCCCGTCACCCTCACGCCCAACGTCAACCGCTACGCGGAGGGCTCCGTCCAGGTGGAGTTCGGCCACACCAAGGTGCTCGTCACCTGCTCGGTGGAGGACCGCGTCCCGCCGCACCTGATGGGCAAGGGGAGCGGCTGGGTCACGGCCGAGTACGGCATGCTCCCGCGCGCCACGCACACCCGCGGCTCGCGCGAGGCCGCCAAGGGCAAGCAGTCCGGCCGCACCATGGAGATTCAGCGCCTCATCGGTCGCGCCCTGCGCGCGTCGGTGGACCTGCAGGCGCTGGGCGTGCGCACCTTCACGCTGGACTGCGACGTCATCCAGGCGGACGGCGGCACGCGCACCGCGTCCATCACCGGCGCGTACGTGGCGCTGGTGCTGGCCATCCGCTCGCTCAACAAGCCGGCGCTGCTCAAGGGCCTCACCCCGCTGGCCGCGGTGTCCGTGGGAGTCGTGAACGGCGAGGTGCGGGTGGACCTGGACTACGACGAGGACTCCACCGCGGAGGTGGACCTGAACCTCGTGGCCACGGGCGACGGCCGCATCGTGGAGGTGCAGGGCACCGCCGAGCACAAGCTCTTCGACCGCAAGTCCATGGACGCGATGCTGGACGGAGGCCTGGCCGCCATCCAGCAGCTCACCGCCGCGCAGGCGAAGGTGCTCGGATGA